Proteins encoded in a region of the Esox lucius isolate fEsoLuc1 chromosome 9, fEsoLuc1.pri, whole genome shotgun sequence genome:
- the LOC105027483 gene encoding zinc finger protein 436-like: MPEHCAAYSCSNRRTIESRARGITFHKFPKDKDMRKKWEVALRREGFTASVSSVLCCQHFKQGDFDRTGQIVRLRDGVIPSIFSFPVHLQRFLKGRATSTSRRAEESLSVASQDSQETATSNPQPQPNDAAMSEHKSQGSGGGIPGQRSSQGGPEMVTVKLEDCGQPLVLNVIVKEEEEERGLWEEREINKEIKEEVEEGTVKEEMEDIALEEQKQDTREEEELVDGNTDTGESFRSGSDNEPNSTASTNHQKQTAISRQKHHHCMDCFTSFYRSEELRSHTCRPHPCLECRGTVICPTHLNSKQTQNRKNTHLCGQCGKLFQTPSKLKTHQRSHTGERPYICAVCGKGFSQSNQLKTHQRTHTGERPYTCSVCGKSFSQSNELQTHQRTHTGEKPYNCSECDKSFSQLSTLKKHQLTHTGEKPYQCSQCGKSFSRLHQLKAHQITHTGEKPYRCPQCGKCFTRLYLLKAHQITHTEEKPYPCHECGDGFASLYFLKKHQITHAGEKPYHCSQCGKNFIQSSTLKTHQVTHTGKKSFQCAQCGKCFGHSSTLKTHQLTHTGEKPHCCTQCRKSFTRSSALKKHQRTHAEEI, translated from the exons atgccagagcactgtgcagcatattcctgctcaaatcggaggaccatcgaaagcagggctcgggggattacttttcacaa GTTTCCCAAGGATAAAGATATGAGGAAGAAGTGGGAAGTAGCTTTGAGGAGAGAAGGATTCACTGCAAGTGTGTCATCAGTGCTTTGCTGTCAACATTTTAAGCAGGGCGATTTTGATAGGACGGGTCAGATTGTCCGACTCCGAGATGGTGTTATTCCATCCATCTTCAGCTTCCCGGTTCACCTCCAAAGA TTTCTAAAGGGCAGGGCTACGTCTACCTCCAGAAGAGCTGAAGAAAGCCTCTCCGTGGCCTCTCAGGATTCCCAAGAAACGGCAAcctcaaacccacaacctcaGCCGAATGAT GCTGCCATGTCTGAGCACAAGTCCCAGGGTTCTGGTGGTGGTATTCCAGGCCAGAGAAGCTCACAGGGGGGTCCAGAGATGGTTACAGTGAAGCTGGAGGACTGCGGTCAACCACTGGTGCTAAATGTGATCgtcaaagaggaagaggaggagagaggactctgggaagagagagaaattaaCAAGGAGAttaaagaggaggtggaggaggggacagtcaaggaggagatggaggacatAGCCCTCGAAGAACAAAAGCAGGACAccagggaagaggaggaattaGTAGATGGAAATACTGACACAG GAGAGAGCTTCAGATCTGGTTCAGACAATGAGCCCAATTCCACAGCATCAACAAACCATCAAAAACAGACAGCGATCTCAAGACAGAAACATCACCACTGCATGGACTGTTTCACTAGTTTCTATCGGTCAGAGGAGTTGAGAAGCCACACTTGTAGGCCCCACCCATGTTTAGAATGTAGAGGAACCGTCATTTGTCCAACTCACCTCAACTCAAAACAGACTCAAAACAGAAAGAACACACACCTCTGTGGTCAATGTGGGAAGTTATTTCAGACACCAAGTAAACTCAAAACACACCAACGAAGTCACACAGGAGAGAGGCCGTACATCTGCGCTGTTTGTGGCAAGGGTTTCAGTCAGTCGAACCAACTAAAGACACACCAGagaactcacacaggagagaggcCATATACCTGCTCTgtttgtgggaagagtttcagtCAGTCGAATGAACTACAAACACACCAGAGaactcacacaggagaaaagcctTACAACTGCTCTGAGTGTGATAAGAGTTTCAGTCAGTTGTCAACTCTGAAAAAACACCAGCtaactcacacaggagagaagccttaccaATGTTCTCAGTGTGGCAAGAGTTTTAGCAGGTTACATCAACTGAAGGCACACCAGAtaactcacacaggagagaagccttaccgGTGCCCTCaatgtgggaagtgtttcactAGGTTATATCTACTAAAGGCACACCAGATAACGCATACAGAAGAGAAACCTTACCCCTGCCATGAATGTGGGGATGGCTTTGCCAGTTTATATTTCCTGAAGAAACACCAGATAACTCATGCAGGAGAAAAGCCTTACCACTGTTCCCAGTGTGGGAAGAATTTTATTCAGTCATCAACTCTCAAGACGCACCAGGTAACTCACACAGGTAAGAAGTCATTCCAGTGCGCCCAGTGTGGGAAGTGCTTTGGTCATTCATCAACTCTGAAAACACACCAGTTAACTCATACAGGAGAAAAGCCTCACTGCTGCACTCAGTGTAGGAAGAGTTTCACTCGGTCATCAGCTTTGAAGAAACATCAGAGAACACATGCAGAAGAAATTTGA